The Candidatus Equadaptatus faecalis genomic interval GAGCAAGTTGAGGGTAAAACTGTTCTCCATATTATTATTTCAAGCGGCAATGAAAAGCCTTATTACAACAAGTCAAAGGGCATGTCTCCCAAGGGTTGTTTCATACGCGTGGGGACTTCTGTTCAGGAAATGACTGAAGGACAGATTGCCGATTTATATTCAAGAAGAACACGCGACACGCTTAAAAATATTGTTTCACCTCATCAAGATTTAACTTTTGAGCAGCTAAGAATTTATTATCAGGAAAAAGGACTGTCTTTAAACGGTAATTTTGCAAAAAATCTTGATTTGCTTACAGCCGACGGGAAATATAATTACGCCGCATATCTTTTGGCAGACAGGAACGCAACCTCTATTAAAGTAGCAAAATATTCCGGAACAGATAAACAAAATTTAACTGAGTACAGAGAATACGGCTATTGTTCGCTTATCAAGTCAACTAAGTCCGTGCTGGAGAAATTGGATATCGAAAATACTGTCTCTACTGAAATTACATATACAGGCAGAAACGATGTACCGCTGTGGAATACACGTGCGGCGAAGGAAGCTGTTGTTAATTTTATCGTACATAACGACTATACGCGGGAAGTTCCGCCGCTGTTTGAAATTTATTCAGACAGGCTGGAGATAACGTCTTACGGCGGTTTGGTTACAGGCTTAAGCAGAGACGAGTTTTTCAGCGGCGTTTCTATGCCAAGAAACAGAGAGTTAATGCGTATTTTCAAAGACTTGGAGCTCGTAGAACATATCGGCTCCGGTATGGATAAGATTCTATCTGCTTACAGTCCGTCTGTTTTCACGTTTATGGAGCATTTTCTGCGAGTTACTTTCCCATTTGAGAAAAACAGGGAGAAAAACAGGGAGAAAAACAGGGAGAAAAATACTGATGTCATTTTGTCTTTAATAAGAGAAAACCCGAATGTTACAATAGCGGATTTGACACATACAACAAAGCTGTCGCACAGTACCGTTGAAAAAGCAATCAGACAGTTAAAGCAGGAAAAACGTCTGCTGCGCGAAGGTCCCGACAAGGGAGGATATTGGGTTGTGATATAAGATATCCCCTGCGTCCTGTCATCTGACGGGGCGCAGTTATTTTACGACAATATTGCATAATAAGTTCCCTCGAAAAGTGTGATAATTTACCCTAAACTTCCCTCGAAAAGTGTGATATAAATTCGTGTAAAGCGTGTGTTTATGCGGAAAAATCAATTTTTACCCAAAAATCGGTAGGCGGCCTGCAAATTTTACAGAAATGCCGCTGCATAGAGCGGCATTGTTGTTATTTTGCCGCTGCTTCCAATATTGTAGTCGCCAAGCTTGAGAGCCTGCGAAACGTGGTATTTTTCTTCATGCGCAGCAACTGTTTTCAGGCTTTTCGCATTGCCGGTCGCGGCTTTTACTTCTACGGGAACGCACTTATTGTTTCTGCGTATTGCAAAATCAATTTCCAGTCCGCTGTCTTTTTTATAGTAGTAAAGTCTGCGTCCTGCTTTTACAAAGCAGTCAGCGGCAAGCGCTTCATACAGCGCCCCTTTGTATATGTTCAGATTTCCTGTCAGAATGTCGCTTTGTGTCCCGTCTTCAAGCATACTCACAAAAAGCCCGGTATCGTTCATATAAACCTTGAAACAGCTTTTGTCCGCATTGCCTTCCAGCGGAAGCTCAAGGGCATTGAGATTATAGCAGCGGGATATTATTCCGGCGTCTTCTATCCACTGCAGGCTGCCTTCAAATTTTGAGGCGCTGCCTTTTTTCCGCACCGCTGAATACATAAATTTCTTGTTTTCCTTTGCAAGCTGCGCAGGGATTGAGTCAAAGCATTCGACTATTTTGCTTTTGTCGCTGTCAGGCGCATATTTAAGCATATCGTCCCTGTAATCCCTTATTATACCTCTCTGTATTTCCAGTACTTCGTTCAACCGCTTTGTATCTGCGAAAAGCTGTACTGCGCGGGGCATTCCCCCGACAATGGCATACTGCAGAAAAAGCTCGCGAAAGCGCAGATGCAGTGCAGTTTCAACAGGGGTCGCCGTTTCAATGCAGCCGCGCAGATACGCAATCGTTTCTTCCGCAATGCCGTTTGCCCACAGGAATTCCTCGAAGTCCATGGGGCGCATGTCAATTATTGTTTCATAGCCTACAGGCACGGATTTAGGCTGCCCGTATCCGCTTATTCCAAGCAGCGAACCTGTACATATAACGTCAAATCGTCCGTCAAGCTGAAAAAATTTTAATGCCGTTCTTGCTTCCGGACATTCCTGTATTTCATCAAGAACTATAACTGTATTCCCTGCTTCAAAGGCAGCTGCACTGCCAAGAAAGGCTGTCATTTTCATAATTATGTCGTCAACGGAAAGAGAACCCTCGAAAATTGAGCGGTAGGCAGGATTTTGATAAAAATCAATCCTGATAACGTGCTTATAATTTCTTTCCGCAAACGCAAGCACTGAAGACGTTTTTCCGCATTGTCTGCAGCCTTTTACAACAAGTGGATTCCGCACCGATCGGTTTTTCCACTGCGAAAACGCTGCCTCAATTTTTCGTTTAAGCATTCAATCAGCTCCTGTCAGCTTTTTCGCTTTGTATTATACTATACTTAAGGATTTTTTCAAGCGACTTTTTGTAAAAATCGGGATTTTTTCAAGCGACTTTTTGCAAAAATCGGGATTTTTTCAAGCGACTTTTTGCAAAACCAAGAGCTGTTTTATAAAACTTGCATTTTGCCGCGAAATATATTAAACTGCGGACGTTAAGCCGTTCAGGCTTAAAATGCAGCAGAGACGAGGATATGCAATGTTCACACCTTCAAAGGTTTTATGGATTCGTTTCGGAGCGTTCGGCGACGTGCTTCAGGCAATCGCAAGGGCGCGTCTGTTCAAACGCCGTTTTCCCGACGCAAAGCTTACAATGCTTACGCGCCCTGAATTTGCAAATATTGTTGAGCCTCAGGACTGTTTTGAGGATTTTATTTACTGGGACAGCAAACACAAACCTGCCGGGCTGCTGAACTGCGTTGCAGAAGTTCGGTCAAGACATTTTGATACTCTCGTTTCCGTTCACAACGCCGTTTCGGCCGCTTTTGTCGCCAAGCTTTCTGGCATCACGCAGTGTTACGGTTATAAAAGTATGTTTGAAAGTTTTTATTACGATAAGAACGTGTGGGAGCTGTTTGAAGAGCTCGGCATAGACAAAAACCTGCGAGACACACCAATGGTACAGCCTTCCAAAGCTGCGAAGGAATACGCCGCAAAACTGTATGAAGGCTTCCCGGAAAAAAGACTTTTTTGTATTACAATGGCGAGCAAACTGCATAAATTCTGGCCTGTTGAATATTGGCCGCAACTGCTGAACAGGCTGATTGCAGACGGTTGGTGCGTTGTTCTCAACGGTCACGGTGACGAAGAACGTAAAAACAATGATTACTACATTTCGCAAATTTCGGATAAGTCAAAAATTCTTGATTTGACTGATAAACTTAATTATGACCAAATGTGTGCGGCAATTCAAGCTTGCAAAGCCGCTGTGGGAGTAGATACAGGTCCATTAAATTTGGCAGGACTTTCAGGAACTCCTACATTAGGTTTATTTGGCTGTACTCCAAGTCAAAAACTTGGTTTTACAATGCCGTGGTATCGCGAAGTGCTTACAAATTGTCCTACACCCGGCTGCTGGAATTATGACTGCCCCAAACCGTGCATGGCACTCCTTACACCTGATATGGCTTACGACGGTTTCAAAAAATTTGAAAAGGAACTGTTATCCAAGCCTTCACTCTGATTGAAGCATACAGTTCTGACTCATACAACAGTGTCTAATTAATTTATATTATACCTTAAAGGGTATAATATATTTTTATATATTGACATTATCCCCGTTAGGGTATAAATTATTTTGCGGAGGCGGTATGTGTGAATAAGGTCGCTGCTTTTATCAAGCAAAGCAGAAAAACTGCAGGACTTACCCAAAAGGAATTTGCTCTTCGTTCGGGATTAGGGCTGCGCTTCGTCCGTGATTTGGAACAGGGCAAGCCGTCTGTCCGCATGGATAAGGTTAACCAGGCGCTCGCAATGTTTGGCGCAGAGATTGTGCCGTGCAGGGTTGACAAGCAATAATGGCGGCTTACCGGGCAGCAGAAATTTACGTACACGACATTTTTGCCGGTATTCTGCGTGAAACCGACGAAGGTTATTCTTTTGTGTATGATACAGCATATTTAAAAAAGGACAACGCTGTACCGGTCAGTTTAACCCTGCCTCTTAATAAAGAGCCATATTTTTCAAAAACTCTGTTCGCTTTTTTTGACGGGCTTATTCCTGAGGGCTGGCTGTTGGACGTTGTCGTTCGCAACTGGAAGCTGAGAGCAGACGACAGGTTTGGTATTTTGCTCGCCGCGTGCAGGGATTGTATCGGCTGCGTATCTGTCAGGGAGATTGTACAATGATAAATTGTCTTTGCTGCGGAAAACCTTTAGGCAAAAATCTTTCTCCCGATGAACTGCAAACCGGCTGGCATAATAAATGTGTCCGTAACTTTTTCGGAACAAGGTTTCTTCCTGACATCAGCATAACGAATAATGTTATAGAAGAGCTTGCAGAGAAAAGTACGCAGCGCGGTTATACAGTACCGGGCGTACAGAAGAAGCTTTCACTGCATCTCTCAGCCGGCAGTGCTTCAGAAAAACCCCGTCTGACTCTTGTCGATTTTCCGTCAGGCTATATCCTTAAACCTCAAACAGTGGAATATCCTGCACTTCCCGAGGCGGAATACCTTGTTATGAGTATGGCACGGCTTTCAGGAATAAAAACTGTGCCATTTGCGCTGCTGAATGACGGCGGAAATAACGAGCCTGCCTACATAACAAAACGCATTGACAGAAAACTTGGTTTAAAAGACAATGCAGTGCAAATGTTTGCAATGGAAGATTTTTGCCAACTGGCCGGGCGTATGACCCCTGATAAATATAAAGGTTCGTATGAGAGCTGCGCAAAGATAGTCTCGGAATATTCTTCACGTGCAGGTCTTGATATGACCGAGTTGTATCTGCGTGTTGTCTTTTCGTTTGCAGTCGGCAATTCCGATATGCACCTGAAAAATTTCTCTCTTATCGAAACATCGCCCAAAAGCCGTGTATATGTGTTGTCGGAAGCCTACGACATGCTTCCCGTTAATCTTGTCATCCCTGCCGATACAGAGCAGCTCGCGCTTACGCTGAATGGCAAAAAAAATAACATACACAGAAAAGATTTCACCGAATTTGCAAGGGTGTGCGGTATTCCACCGCATGCAGCCGACAATCTGGTTGCAAGTATTGTGAACAGATATTCCCAATATACTGCTCTGTGCCGCAATTCGCTTCTGCCTGAACAGATGAAGATTGATTTTGAAAAACTGATATCGGAAAGGATAAAGATACTGGCAGAATAGCCGTGTGAATTACAACAAAAGCGCCGGAAACCGGCGCTTTGTTTTTTGTTCTAAAATTTACCGTCCGTATTTTACCGAAAGCACGTCGCGCGCCGTGTAGTAAATTTCCATTACCTGATTGTCCCTGTGCTGCTGGAACATGAGGCAGCTGCAGGCAAGAAGCGCGAAGATGAGAACAAACTGTTTGAAGTTAAGGCTGCGGCCTTTTATTTTAGCGGCATGCCAGATAAAGCGGAGTATCAGCAGGCTGAAGAGGATTATCAGCGGTATGACGTACCAGCGCATTGCAAGCACGTATTCTATCGCGGACGCAAAGCTTGCGTGTTTGAATTCCCAGTAGCTTTCCGCCGTAAACCACTGTCCCGTAGTGAAATAGTAATTCCACAGTACTGAAACAGGCGCCAGTATCCACGCCCAAAGCAGATACGACGCCGCGTTTATGAAAACGCAGCGGTTAAGCAGAAAGGTTGTAAGCATTAGCGTGCAGGATATTCCCGTGCAGAAGCAGATGAAGTATTCGTTTTCCGCATAGGGTATCGCATCGTTGACAAGAAATTTAATGAGGTCGACCGAAAGGAACAGAAACATCAGTATTCCGTAAACTTTTGCGAATTTTTTTTCGTCAGCCGCAAAATATGCCGTTGCATTTATCAGCAGCGCGCAGGCAATAAACGGTAAAAAACTGTGAAGCAGCCCGTACGCGTTCAAACGCCCTTCTCCAAATATCTGCAAAAGCACAAAGAACAGATACGCACCTGCAATGCGTATTCCGTATTTTTTTGCCGTTTCCCTGTCAATTCTGCCTTTGAGCAAGTTTAACATTCAATTTTTTCCCCGCGGTTAAAAATCTTTTTCCGCAGCTTCGCACAGCGTATGCCCGATAAGTATGTGCATTTCCTGTATTCTCGGCGTAAAAGAGGACGGAACATTGAGCAGAACGTCGGCGATTTCCGCCATTTTGCCGCCGCTTTCGCCCGTCATGGCTATTGTTTTCACTTCAAGTTCATGCGCCGCAAGCATTGCGTTCAGCACGTTTTTGCTGTTTCCGCTTGTGGAAATTCCCACAAGCAGGTCGCCTTTTCTGCCGTGCGCTTTAACCTGACGGGAATATATTTCGTCAAAGGAGAAATCGTTCGCGATTGCCGTAAGCGCCGACGTGTCGCAGTGAAGCGCCATGCCTGCAAGCGGACTGCGGTTTTTGAGGTAGCGTCCGCTGAGTTCTGCCGCAAGGTGCTGCGCGTCTGCCGCAGACCCACCGTTGCCGCAGAACATTACGCGTCCGCCGTTTGCCAGCGTTTCACGAATTAAACTTCCCGCTTCGGCAACAGACCGGGCAAGAACGTCCATTTTTGCCGCAGTTTCCCTGTGTTCGTTCAGATTTTTAAGAAAGATTTCAGCGTCTGTCATTTTTTCAGCACCCCAATCAGGATATCCGCCGCTTCGTTCAAATCTCTTGCATTGTACGTTCCGCGGACACCTTTTTCATACTGCTCTTTGCCGTAGCCTGTAAAAACAAGCACCGACGGCACTTCCAGTTTTTCCGCAAGCTGCACGTCAGATTTTTTGTCACCTATTGCGCAGAATATGTCGCTGCGCGAAAAACCGAGCTTTTTTGCCGCCTGCTCCACCAGTCCTGTTTCAGGTTTTCTGCAGCTGCATTCTGCTTCCGGCAGATGCGGGCAGCAGAAGAAAGCATCTATTTTTACGCCTTGCTCTGCAAACAGAGACGCAATTTTTTCGTTCGTTGCGTTGAGTTCCCGTTTTGTAAAATAGCCCCTGCCTATCCCTGACTGATTTGAAACAACCACAAAATGAAAGCCTTCTGCGGCAAGCTTTTTCAGCCCTTCCGCAGCGCCTTCGCACAGCACCGCTTTTTCAGGCTCGTGCAGATAGCCTGTATCTGCGTTAAGCGTTCCGTCCCTGTCAAGGATTATTATTTTCATTTAATCTTTTCAATAATTCCGGTCGTCGAATAACCCTGCGTAAGCGGAATTATTGCAACTTCGTCCGCAAATTCGCGCCCTGCGACCTGCTCCGGCAAATAGTCGCCGCCCTTGGCGATTACGTTCGGATGCAGCACGGAAAGCAGTTCGTGCGGCGTATCTTCGCCGAAGATGACAACAAGGTCTACGGCTTCCAGCGCGGCAAGTATTTTTGCCCTGTCCGCTTCACCGTTTACAGGCCGTCTTTCGCCTTTAAGCCGCTTTACGGAGGCGTCGGAGTTAAGCCCGACAATAAGTCTGTCGCCAAGTTCTTTTGCCTTGTTGAGCGAGTCTATGTGGCCGCTGTGGATTATGTCAAAGCAGCCGTTTGTAAAGATTACTTTTCTGCCTGCGGCTTTCCACTCAGCACAGGTTTTTGCCGCCTCTTCCCTGCTGACAATTTTGTCCATGTAAGAAAAACCCGCTTCTTTGAGAAGCCCGAGCAGGTCTTCTGCTTTTATGGGATAAGTGCCGACCTTTCCAACGACAAACTGTGAAGCGAGGTTCGCAAGTTCGCAGCATTCCGGAAGTTCAAGCCCTGCTGCCAAAAATGCCGCTATCGTTGATATCGTGGTATCTCCGGCGCCCGATACGTCGTAGACCTCGACAGCGCTTGCCGGTATGTGCTTTACAAAATCGTCCGAAACAAGCGTTGAACCTTTTTCCGAACGGGTGACAAGAATATTTTCTATGTCATACTTTTCAATCAGCTCACGCGCCGCGTTGACAATTTCTGAGTCTTCGTTCTTTATTTCACGTCCTGACGCTTCTCCAAGCTCTTTAACGTTGGGGGTGATGAGATATGCGCCTGAATAGCAGCTCCAGTCTGCTTTTTTGGGGTCTATAAGCAGCGGAATGAATCTTTTTTCACATAATGCCGAAAGTCTTCGGCATAATGCCTCTGAACAATATCCCTTGCCGTAGTCTGAGATAACAACACAGTCCGGTTCATCGGCAAGAAGCCGCGAAGCTCTTTGCTTAGCCTCATTTTCCGTTGTTTCAATATAAACCTCTTTGTCCAGACGGAGCATTTGCTGATGTCCGCCGAGAATTCTTGTTTTAACGCTTGTCTGTCCTCTCATAATAATATTTGAACTATCAACGTCCCTCATTGCAGGATCTCCCAAAAACCGCGCCGCGTACATATCGCTGCCCAGTCTCCCAGCAGGAATAATCTGAACACCAAGCCCCGAAAGGTTTGCCAGCGCGTTTCCGGCGCCGCCAAGTACAAATTTCTCGTCTGTCATACGGACAACGGGAACAGGGGCTTCCGGGGAAATGCGTTTAACCTTGCCGCTTATGTAGCAGTCAAGCATGAGATCGCCCGCGACAGCAACGCGGCAGTCTTCAAATCTGCCGGAACAAATCTGCCTGGCTTTTTCAACCAGTCCTTTTGAAAGACCCAGTTCAGCTATAAAATTACGGGGCATAAAATATCACCGGCTTTCGTTTCGTTTAATAGACTGCGCAATCCTTTGCCAGATAATTTCTGACGTAGTCCCCAGCACCTTCTTCAAGTGCCGCAAACGGCGCGTCATATCCGGCATTGCGAAGTTTTTCAATGTCCGCTTCCGTAAAATACTGATATTTCGCACGCAGACCTTCCGGCATTTCCGTGTACTCTATGGAAACTTTTCTGTCCAGCGCATGGAATACCGCTTTTGCCAGGTCGTTGAAGCTTTGGGCATGTCCTGTACCAAGGTTGAACAATCCGCTTTTGTCGGGATGCTCAAGGAAGAATTTTATAACGCTGCAAATGTCTTTCACATAGACAAAATCGCGTCTCTGTTCACCGTGCGCGTATTCCGGAAGATAGGATTTGAAAAGCTTTATACTGTCATACTCTTTCAGCGTATTAAAAGAATGGAAAATAACGCTCGCCATGGAACCTTTGAAATATTCGTTGGGTCCGTAGACATTGAAAAATTTCATTCCGACGTGCTGCGGCGGACGTTTTGCCTTTTTTTCAGCCCAAAGGTCAAACAACTGTTTTGAGTAGCCGTAGCCGTTCAGAGGACGCAGTTTTTTAATGTCACTTTTGTCGTCAAAGCCTTCGCTGCCGTCTCCGTAGGTCGCGGCACTGCTTGCGTAAAGGAACGGAATTCCGCGCTCAGCACAATAATTCCAGAGTGTTTTGCTGTAATTCAGATTATTTTTGTAAAGGTAATCAAAATCTTTCTCGGTTGTTGCCGAGCAGGCACCGAGATGCACAACCGCTGAAACGTCCTTTATCTGCGGCAGAACGGGAAGGAACTCCGCTTTGTTGAAATATTCAATATAGCGTTTGTTGACAAGATTTCTCCATTTTTCAGTCGAAGCAATGTTGTCCACAACGATTACGTCATCGCATCCCGCATCGTTGAGCGTACGCAGCATGCAGCTTCCTATAAATCCTGCGCCGCCTGTTAATATAACTTTCATTGCAGTACCTCCGCAAATTTTGATTTACCGTTACAGATATTTTAATCTCTTCTGAACAAATCTCTTGAATACAGTTTTTCTTTTACGTCGTCAAGACAGGCGTCCGAACGGTTGGCGATTATTACATCCGCCGTGCGTTTGAATTCGTCAAGGTCGTTGACGATTTTGCTGCCGAAGAATTCGCTGCCGTTTTCGAGCGTGGGTTCGTAGATTATTACCTGAGCCCCTTTTTGTTTTACTCTTTTCATTACTCCCTGTATGGCACTCTGCCGGAAGTTGTCGGAGTTGGATTTCATGGTTAGGCGGTAGATGCCTATTGTCGCCGCTTTTTTGTTTATTATGTCTTCGTCTATGTCTTCGTAGTATTCTTTCCAGCCTGTTTTTTTGAGTACTCTGTCGGCTATGAAGGTTTTTCTTGTTCTGTTGCTTTCTACTATTGCTTTTATCAGGTTTTGCGGTACTCCTTCGTAGTTGGCAAGGAGCTGTTTGGTGTCTTTGGGGAGGCAGTAGCCTCCGTAGCCGAAGCTCGGGTTGTTGTAGTGTGTGCCTATTCTGGGATCTAAGCTTACTCCGTCTATTATTTGTTTTGTGTCGAGTCCTTTGAGTTCAGCGTAGGTGTCAAGTTCGTTGAAGTATGCTACTCTGAGCGCAAGGTAGCAGTTGGAGAACAGTTTTATTGCTTCTGCTTCCGTGAGTCCGACTATTTTTACGTCTATGTTTTCTTTTTTTGCTCCTTCAACGAGTAATTTTGCAAAGGTTTCGGCTTTTGCGTACATTTCTTTGTCGTCTTTGGGGCAGCCTACTATTATTCTGCTGGGGTAGAGGTTGTCGTAGAGCGCTTTTGATTCACGGAGGAATTCGGGGCTGAATATTATTTTGCCGCAGTTGTATTTTGCCCGTACGCTTTCTGTGTAGCCTACGGGTATTGTTGATTTGATTATCATTGTTGCTTTCGGGTTGAGTTTTATTACTTGTTCTATTACGTTTTCGACTGCCGAGGTGTCAAAGTACTGTTTGTCGGGGTCGTAGTTTGTGGGTGTGGCTATGATTACGTAGTCGGCTTCCGAGTACGCTTTTGTTCCGTCAAGGGTTGCGGTGAGGTTAAGTTCTTTTTCCGCAAGGTATTTTTCTATGCAGTCGTCCTGTATGGGCGATTTTTTGCTGTTTATGAGTTTTACTTTTTCCGGTATAACGTCAACCGCGGTTACTTCGTTGTGCTGTGCAAGGAGCACTGCAAGTGAGAGTCCTACGTATCCGGTGCCGGCTACTGCTATACGCATTTCAATTACCTCCGTAAAATGCTGAATGAAGAATGAATAATGAAGAATTAAGAATTAAAAACTTCTTTATCGTACTTCAAACAGAAGATTTAGTTTTTCTTTGCTTTTTCTGCTTTAAGATTTTGTTCTGTTGTTCTGCATATTGAGGTCAGCATTCTGCAAATCTCATCAATATTGTTTTCAAAACCCGTAAAATCGTTCTCTGAAAGCTGTTTTGTGTTATAAAGCAACCTAAGCCAATAAGCAGTTTCTTTGGCTTCCTTATCCGCAATTTTCATCTTTGCAAAAAAGTCAGCCTTTGACAGCGCTCCCTGAGCTTCCACGACATTGGCGCCTATGCTTGTTGCACTCCTGTACAGTTGATTGGAAACAACAAATTCTTTGTGTTGCTGAAGCTGTTTGCACAATCCGGCGACTTTAACGGCAAATTTTTCGCTTTTATCAAGAATAGGATTATCTTTTTTCATCTAAACCGCCTTTAAACCACCTTGCCCTCATTCGTTCTTCATTCATTCTTCATTCTTAATTCTTCATTCATAATTGCTCTAATAGCTCTTTATCATAGGTTCAAAGCGCGTGTATTCGTTGAAGAATACAAAATCGACTTTGCCTGTTGCTCCGTTTCTGTTTTTTGCCACTATAAGCTCTGCGTTCTGGTCTGCCGCTTCCTGTTTGTAATAGGCTTCGCGGTAGATAAACATAACCATGTCTGCGTCCTGCTCGATTGCGCCGGATTCGCGCAGGTCTGAAAGCATCGGGCGTTTGTCCTGCCTGCTTTCAACAGCACGCGAAAGCTGTGACAAAGCAAGCACGGGAACCTTGAATTCGCGCGCTATCGC includes:
- a CDS encoding four helix bundle protein; the encoded protein is MKKDNPILDKSEKFAVKVAGLCKQLQQHKEFVVSNQLYRSATSIGANVVEAQGALSKADFFAKMKIADKEAKETAYWLRLLYNTKQLSENDFTGFENNIDEICRMLTSICRTTEQNLKAEKAKKN